The nucleotide window CTTGGCGGGTGGGCTATTGCGGCCGTTGCCGGCCTCGGGGGCCGTGGCCAGCTTGTTGCTCCTGTTCCTGTTCGTCTCGGTCGTGGCCTATCAGTCGGGTTGGCTGGTCGATGTGATTGTCGCGCCGGTGGCGGCGCTGGCGGCGGCCACACTGAGCGGCGCCGAGCGTTACTGGCGCGAAGTGCGGGCTAAGTCGCGGATCGTCGACCTGTTCGGCCGCTACGTCCCCAAGGCGGTCGTCAACCAGTTGATCCAACAGCGCCAGGCCGACGCGCTGGCCCTGGGGGGTGAGAACCGGGACGTCACCGTGCTGTTCGCCGACATTCGCGGGTTCACGTCCTACGCCGAGCGGATCGCGCCGGAGGAAGTCCTGAGGCAGCTCAATTCATTGTTGAAAATCATGGTCGATTGCACCTTCGCCCACGAAGGGACGGTCGACAAGTTTATTGGCGATTGCGTGCTGGTGTTGTTCAACGCGCCGCTCGACCAGCCCGATCATGTGCTGCGCGCGGCGCGCACGGCCTGGGCCATGCAGCAAGGGCTGGCGAATCACGCCAGCGGGCTGGCCGTGGGGATCGGCGTTCATCGGGGCATCGCGGTCGTCGGCCGCGTGGGGACGCCCGAGCGGATGGAGTACACCGCCATCGGCAGCACGGTGAACGTGGCGTCGCGACTGTGCGGCGTGGCGCCGAGCGGCAAGATCATTGTCTCGGACGACGTGGCGCGGGAACTGGGAGAGCACTTCCTGCTCGAACCGCAACCACCTGTCCACGTGAAAGGGGTCGAAGCAGCGCTGGCGACGAGCATTATTTCCGGCCCGCTTAAGGCAGGAATGATGAAGGGGATATGACCACGACGACACGACGGGCACGACGTCGGAAAGACAGACGTAGAAGTTTTGAACCGCAAAGACGCAAAGGGCGCAAAGAAGGACAGACAGGAATTGAATCGCAGAGGGCGCAGAGAGACGCGGAGCATGGATTTCAAGACGGTTTTCCCCTGTCAGCGTCCTTCTGCGATTAACCGAATTTGGATTTGCTTTTCGTTGACACGTTGGCAGCGCACAATAACGTCAGGCCCAGGCCTGACCTACAAATAATGAGGAATCAAATCATGTCCGCGCCGATCACTCGTCGAGTTGCTTTGCAGACTGCCGCTGGGGCCGCGGCGCTGGCGGTGGGGGCTGGCCGCGCGCCGGTTGCTGCCGCCGAGCCGGACACTTCGGCCGACTTTACCATTCACAACCGGCGGATTCGCCAGTCGGTGATGGGCTGGTGCTTCAAGCCCATGCCGATCGACGAGTTGGCCCGGCATTGCCGCGCGATTGGCCTGGAAGCCATCGAAGGGATCGGCGCCGAGCATTACCCAATGGTGCGCGAACTGGGACTGAAGATTTCACTGGTCGGCAGTCACGGCTTTGCCCGTGGTCCGTTCAACCCGGCCAATCACGAGTTCTGCCGCACCAAGCTGCGCGAGTCGATCGATCTGGCCGTCGCCAACCAGTGCCAGAACGTGATCACCTTCACCGGCATGCGCGAGCCGGGCATCTCGGAGGAGCAAGGAGCGGCAAACTGCGTCGCGCTGTGGAAAGAAGCTATCGGGTACGCCGAGGACAAGGGGGTGAATCTGTGCCTGGAACATCTCAACTCGCGCGATAACACGCACCCGATGAAGGGACATCCCGGCTACTTTGGCGACAACGTCGACTTTTGCGTCGAGTTGATCCGGCGCGTCGATTCGCCGCGAATGAAGCTGCTGTTCGACATCTATCATGTCCAGATCATGAACGGCGACGTGATTCGCCGCCTGCGCCAGTACCAGGACGTGATCGCCCACTATCACACGGCGGGCAACCCGGGCCGAGGCGAGCTCGACAACAAGCAGGAGATCAATTACCCGGCCGTGATGCAGGCGATCGTCGACACCGGCTACCGGGGTTACGTGGCCCAGGAGTTCATCCCGACTTGGGATGACAAGGTCGCGGCGCTGCGCCATGCGGCGCAAGTGTGCGACGTGTGAGGTGCAATTGCTCACGCAACCCAAATCCACCCGCCTGCAGTGGCACCCTGGTGATCGTCCTCTGGGATTGAAGCATTGTTTTCATGACGAGAGTTCTCGACTTCGTTGCTCCCCGCATTGCCTGGCGGCTGTGGCCGAGGATGATCGGCATTGCCTTGTTGGGGGCGGTGATTGCCGGGGCGTACGGGATCGTTCACGACCAGATCACCTATGCGATCGGGCCCGAGTATTACACGCGGCTGAAGTTCAACCAGTTCAAGATTCGCCCCGACGCCCTGCCCGTCTGGATTCACGTGGCCCAGGTCGGCTTTCTGGCCACCTGGTGGGTCGGTTTCTTCTCGGCCTGGTTCCTGGCCCGGATGGCCGTGCCGACCTGGCCGGGGAAGAGAGCCCTGGTCGAGTGCCTGAAAGGTTTCGCCGTGATCTTCGCCGCGGCATTGGCGGCCGGCGTGATCGGTTACCTTTATGGAGTCTTCACGCGCGACTTCTCGGCGTGGAACGAGGAGTGTCATCTGCTGCGCGTGAAGGACGTGCCGGCCTTCGTCCGCGTGGCATACATCCACAACGCCGGCTACCTGGGGGGCCTGGTGGGGCTAATCGCGGCACTACTGCTGATGCGCCGCGCCAAGCGGCGCACGCTCAATGAGCACAAAACCAGCTCATGAAAAAACCCAGGGGGTGGAACCCCTGGGCTTGGGTGATTGTCTCGGCGTGATCCAATCGTGTTACCAACTGGCGGCTTTGGTGGCGGTCTTGATGCGGCAGAGGAACATGTCGGCGCAGATGTAGAGCACCGTGCCGTCCTCGCCCCAGCCACAATTCGCCGTCCGCTCGTCGGTGTCGATCGAGCCCAGCAAGGTTCCGTCCGGCGCGAACACATGCACGCCCCCCGGCCCGGTGGCGAAGACATTCCCCTCGCGGTCCACCTTCAAGCCGTCGGGCAGCCCCTTCTTGCCCGCCTTGACCCAGGCGGTGGCGTCGTACAGCAGCTTGCCCGGCTCGAGCGTCCCGTCGCTTTTCACGGCAAACTTCTTCCACAAGGCCGCGGCCGGGTCCGATTGCGCGACATACAGGGTCTTCTCATCGGGCGAGAAGCCAATGCCGTTGGGGCGCGTCATCTCGGTGGTCAACAACGTCAGCTTGCCATCGGTCCCCAAGCGGTAGACGCCGCAGAAATCAAGTTCACGCGGAGGCATTTGGTCCATGAGCTTCCGCGGCAACCCATACGGCGGATCGGTGAAATACAAATCGCCGCTCGAATGATAGACCGCGTCGTTGGGGCTATTCAGCCGCTTCCCTTCATAGCGGTCGATCAGAGTCTCGAAGTTGCCGTCGGGCAAGCGCCGCGCCACGCGCCGGTCGCCGTGCTGACACAGGATCAACTGTTGGTTCCGGTCGAACAGCAAGCCGTTGCTCCCCGGTTCTTCGCCGGTGAACGGTTCGAGCCCGGTGTACCCGCTGGGCTTGAAGAAGACGCTGACGCCGTCCTCTTCCTTCCAGCGCATGACGCTGTTGCGCGGGATGTCGCTGAACAGCAGATAGCCGCCGTCGCGCACCCAGACCGGGCCTTCGGACCAATCGAAGCCAGCGGCCAGCTTTTCGAGCTTGGCCCCCGGCGGAATCAACTTGTCGAACCGCGGGTCGTGCCGATCGATCACACCAAAGCGGGGGCCCGGCTCGGAATGCTCGGCTGCCTGAGTCATGGTCGCGACACTCCCCGCGAGGAACGAAACCAACACCAGCCAAGCCGCCGGACGCGCGAGCCGACGCGCGGTTTGCTCGGTCTCCTGGTGTGAATACCCCGTGGTCGAAACTGTCCGCAACATGCTGTGCGCTCCGTGGATGGTTGTGCGATGGGGGCCAGTGGACGCCCCCTTGGCCCCTATCTTGTGCGTCCCACGCGGCAAAAGCAACGCAGGTCCAAGCCCAGGGGTCACACCCCCTGGGTTCATCCCAGCGTCGCCGGTTTGCCCCCGGGCCGGCTGTAGCGGTCGCTCCAAGTTTCCCGCCCGGCGCGACGCTGGTTTCCGCCCGTTTTGCATGCGAATCGTGGCAAAACGATCTCTTGCTTGGGTATGATGGATCGATTCGCCTGCCGGCTGAGCGTAGGACACGTTCGACCGTGCCGCCGACCCGCACCAGTTCACGCGCCGCAGGAATTGCGCGCGGAAAGACCCTCATGAATCGGCTGATGCTCATCCTGTTGGCGGCGCTGTTGGCCGCGCCATTGGGCTGCGGTTCCCAGGCGGCGGCCCCCACGTCCCAGGCCAAAGCGGTCGACATCGAGACCCAGCCGCTGCTGAGCGTGGTCGAAAGCGCGGCCCGGCAAAATTCCATCTTTCAAAGCTACACTTCCGGCGCGACGTCGTTGTTGATCCGCAACGCCTACCGCGACGTGCTGCCGGCGACCGAGAAGCCCGTCTCGCGCTGGGTCGGTGTCGACGTCGAGTTGCAAAGCTGGGAGCCCTCGACCTCGCCACTCGAACTGCAACAGATCGAGCTATGCGACGCCGACGGACTGCGCCCGTTGTCGGCGCCGATGACCATTCAACGTCTGACCGACCTGGGCGAGCCCGCCAGCGATGACGACCCGATCTTCGCCGGCCAGAATCGGTTCCGCTGCCTGCTGATGTATCGGGTGCCTGAGTTACCCGCGGCAGTGATCTTGCGCACGCAAGGGTCTCCGCTCAACGAGACCGGCTTGCGACTCCAGTCATCGACGGTCGCCTTGCCCAAGCCGGACATCGTGCCCGTCAGTTGGTTCACGCGGCCGACGTCCGATCCGCGCTATCAAAGCTGTGTCGCCCTGGTCGAGTGTCACCACTGGTCGCGGGTGGCGAAGCCGGGGCGCTTGAAGCTGCGATGCTTGAGAAACGAAGCCGGCGTGATCGCCGAGGCCGACGCGTTTCTGGAAGCGAACGCGCAAGGGGAGCCGAGCAGCCCCCTGGTGGCCGAGCAACCATTTTACGTCAGCAAGCGCTGGTTCTTGGTTGACTTCTGGTATCCCACCGGCGCGATCGTGGTCGACTTGATTGGGGCCGATCAATCGCGCGCGCCGATGCCCAAGGCCATGACGTTGGAACTGGCGCCGGGCACGCTCGAGGAGCTCGACGCGACCCCCCGGTTCGAACTGGCCCGGCACCGCCGCGATCCGTAACGGGCCGGCAGCCTCCGTTCGGTAGAAGGCCCCACACTCATGGCGCAACCGCTTCCCCCTCAACCCAGCAGGCTCGTCGCCGGCCGCAAGGTCCGGATGATGGTCCTGGGCAATGGCGCGCACGAGGCCGTCCGCGCCGCGGCCGACGATATCCGCCGCAGCATCGAGCAGCACGCCGAGATCGTGCTGTGGGATCTGGGCAGCCAGGCCGACCTGGGGCACGTGGACGCCGATCTGGCCGTGGTCCTCGGTGGCGATGGCTCGATCTTGCACGCGGCGCGGCAGATGGGCTACCGACAAACGCCCGTGGTGGGAGTCAATCTCGGCCGGCTGGGGTTTCTGGCCGATTTGCAGCCCGCCGAGTTTTGCCGGTTGCTCCCCGAGATTTGCGCTGGCCAGTTTCGCGTGGTCGAGCACCTGATGTTCACGTGCGAGCACTCGCGCGACGGCCAGGTGATAGCACGCGACCTGGGGCTGAACGAGGCGGCTGTGCTATCGGGGCCGCCGTTCGCGATGCTCAGCCTGCATCTCTACGTTGACGCGGAATTGGTCACTACTTATAGTTCCGACGGTTTGATTGTCAGCACTCCGGTCGGCTCGACGGCGCACAGCTTGTCGGCCGGCGGACCGATCTTGCGCAAGGATTTGCAAGCCTTCGTCGTGCTGCCCATCAGCCCGCACACGCTCACGAACCGACCGGTGGTCGAATCGGCCGATCGAGTCTATGAGTTGACCCTGGCGGTGCCCAGCGACAAGGCCTGTGTGGTCGTCGATGGGCGCGAGTTCGGACACTTGCAGGTCGGCGACCGGCTGCGGATTGCCCGGGCCGAGCCGCGGTTCAAGCTGGTCGAGCCGCCGGGGCACAACTACTACCGGACGTTGCGCGAAAAACTTGGGTGGGGGGGCAGCCTGCGGCGCGGCGATCGCTAACGCGACACGCGACCGAAGCCCTGCGACACCCCACACGTCGAACATTCACGCGAATCGAAAGGATGCGATTCTCATGCGGCACGCTGCACGTTCCTGGTTTCAGCCGCGCTCTGTTGGTTTGATCTGCGTTGCGCTGGCCGCAGTGCTGGTCAGCCTGGCCAACATCGGCGCCGAGGCGCAACAGTCGAACCGTTCGAAGCGCGGCCCGGTCGTCACCAAGCCGGCCCTGCCGAAGGTTCCCGCCGACGTGCCGTCGGCCGAGTCGAAATCGAACGAGCCGGCGAAGCTCTCCGAGACCAAGGCCGAGGCGAACGCCAAGCCGATTGAAGCGGCGAAACCCGCTGAAGAAGCGAAGCCCGCCAAGGAAGCCCCGCCCGCTGACGCGAAGCCAGACGAGAAGTACACCCTGCGCTACAAGTTCAAGCCGGGCTCGACGCTGCGCTGGAACATCGAGCACCGCTCGCAAATCCGCACCACGGTTTCGGGCACGACGCAGACCGCCGAGACGACCAGCGAGTCGGTCAAACTGTGGCGGGTGAAGGAAGTCGGCCCCTCGGGGAGCGCCGTGTTCGTCCACAGCGTCGAGAGCATCGACATGCGGCAGAAGCTGTCGGGGCGCCAAGAGGTTCACTACAACAGCCAGACCGACAAGGAAGTCCCCCCCGGCTTCCAGGACGCGGCTAAGAGCGTCGGCGTGCCGTTGACCACGTTCACCGTCGACGCCACCGGCAAGGTGGTCGACCGGGTTGACCATGCGCAGCGCAACTCGGGGCAGACTTCGTACCCCAGCATTCCGCTGCCGGCTGAACCGGTGGCCATCGGCGAGACCTGGGAACACACGTACGAAGTGACCGCCACGAACAAGGAACAGGCGGTCAAGAAAATCCAGATGCGCCAGCGGATGAAGCTGGAATCGGTGGCCAACGGCGTGGCGGTGATTACGATCGACACGCACATTCTGTCGCCGGTCCGGCACGACCCGACGATTGAAGCCCAATTGATCCAAAGCGAGTCGACCGGCACTGTCCGGTTCGACATCGAGGCGGGCCAGGTTTTGAGCCAGCAGGCCGATCTCGACAAGCATGTGGTCGGGTTCCAGGGGCCGACCAGCAGCCTGCATTGCGTGACCCGCTTCACCGAACGGCTGAGCGTCGATCAGGCGTCGACCGCCGCCCGCCCCGCCGGCCCCGCGGCGCCCAAGAAGCGCCCAGCGCGGTAAAACGAGCGTGGAATTTGGCAGGTGCGACCAGCCATCAGTCCAGCCTCGCGAGCGCAGCGAAGCTGGTGAGGGTAAACGCGTTCACTGCCGATTGATATCGCGCCCAGTGAATTGCCCTGAGCGCGATCGTATTTGGCCTGCGACGCCTTTACCCTCCCCCGGCCCCTCCCTGAAAGGGAGGGGTGTTCATTGCTAGCGATTGATGACCGCAACGCGGCTCAGCGCCGTTTTGGTTGCGCACTCTACGGCTTGATGTCCGGCAAGTCATCAAGCTGCATGGGCGCGGTCGCTGACCGGGTGAGTCGTTTCCGCGCTTGGCGGTCGCCGCGGCTCATCAGCCACAGCCCCAGCACCGCCACCGCCAGCACGACCCCCACAACCACCGTCATGGCGCGGCCAAAGTTGTTCGAGAACTTCACCGGCTCCAGCAACACCGGCGCGCGACCCACCAGGGCCGGAGCAAATTGCCAACTCGTCTGACCCCCGGGCAGCAAGACTGGATACTTCCAGGTCTTGAAGAAGAAGCCCGCCACGCGGATGTCGATATCCAACCGCTCGCCCGTCCACATTTGGTCCGGCAATTCACGCACGCACCAGGTGACGGGATTCTTGAGCGAGTCGATCGTGAACATCTCGAGCTGATAGTAATGGTCGTAGCCCAGCACCTTGACCACGTCGGGGTTATCGATCGTCAGCTTGGTGCAACGCCGGCAAGTGCCTGACAGGGCCATCAGCTTGCCGAACTGCTCGTCGGGGCGATTGAACAGCGGCTCGACCGGATAGCGGGGGTGCAAGGGGTCTTCATCGTGCGTCAGGCGCAGCAGCTCGCCATTGCTGGCCCGGCCCACCGCGGCCAGCAGTTCGTAAAAGCACGGCCCGTCGCTCGGCTCGAAGCGGACGCGATTCTGCAACCCCTCGAACAGCCCCACGTCCATGCCAAGCTGGCCCAGTTCGGTGTCGGGAAACCAGGCCAGCCGCTGGGCGATGAAGATCGGGTGCAGCGGCCGCGGCGCCGCGTCGGCCAGCTTCAAAAAGAACCCCGCCGCCGAGCTGCGCACGTCGAGCGGCTCGTCGAGCTGCCACTGGTGCGGAATGGTCAAGGCATAAACCGTCGCCGGCTGATTCTCGTCGACCGTGACTTCACACTGATAATACTGTTGCAAGTCGAACCGCTCGGCCAGGTCCGGGGGGAGCTTGATCCGCGTGGCGCGATTCACCTTGAGTTTCAGCGCGATCACCTCGCCGCGCTCCTGATAGGCGTCTTCGGTCCAGCGGCTCCAAGGGATCTCTTTCAGTTGCCAGCGCAGCAGTTCGCCATAGCTGAACCGCCGCACGGCAATCAGCACGCGCAGCAGCGACTCGTTCTCGGCCGCCTGAATCGGTTGACCGTCGTTGAAGAAGCCCAGCCGCGAGCCGTCCACGCCGTACATCGCGATCAGGTCGCGGGCGCTTTTCAACTCGGGTATGGCCGCGCCGCCGACGCCGGTTTGCACCGTGGGGCCCGCCGCGGCGGCAGGGGCTGCAACTGCGGGAGGGGTGCTGGCTGCCGGCGCGCTGGCCGGGGGCGCAGTGGCCGGCGGCTCGTCGGCGCGCAAGGTCGAGCACGACGCGCACAGCAAACCTAAGGCAACCCAGCCCAGCATCCGCGTCGTCGCCACACAACTCACGATGGATGTTGCTCCGCGTCGGGACCGGGCTTGGGCTGGTCGATATTCTTCAGCGCCTCGAGCACCGTGGGATCGACCTCCAAGTCGTGCAACTTTTGAAACTCGTGATGCCCGCGACCCGTGGCCGTGGGAAAAGCGCTGTACGGGTTCTTGGGCGCTTTGCCTTGCCGCATCGCCCAAAAGCCGATCAGCACGGCAATCGGCAATCCAATCACCACCACCGCCGTGGTGATCAGCTTGCGATGCGCGGCTTCGTTGACTTTGGCGTCGTTCGCAGCCACGGGGTTGGCTTTCGGCAGCCAGCGCAACGGCCCCGCCACCATCAACGGCGCGGTTCGCCAAGTGCGGTCCTTCTCGGCCATGTAGGCCAGGCGCTTGACCAGAATGGCCTCCGCCTCGAACGACTCTTCGACTTGCTTGCCGAGCGGAATCGAGTCGGGCACGTTCAGCGCGTACAGGCAAATCAAATCGTGCGTCGGACGATCGCTGGGCGTAAACCACAGCTCATAGTACGCCGTCAGCCCGTTCTCGTTGGCCGCCGCTTCGGTGCGGCCGACAATGCGCACCGTGCCGCGCACCGTCACCACCCGGCCACGATAGATGTTCAGCTCGTTGTACAACTGGATCCAAGTCGTGGGGCCGATCGACAGTTTCTTGAGCGCCGTGGCGTCGTAGGTGGCCAGCCGGCTGAGCAGCTGGTAGATCACGCGCTTCTCGGGCGCGCGCAGCTTGGCGTCGTCTTCGACCTCGCGGTAGGCCTCGGCCTTCATGCCCGGCAGCCAGCCCGGGGCATCTTCACCCGAGGTGGCAACCACCGCGGGTTTCCCCTGGACGACGGGTACATCGACCGCGCCGGGCTCGCCAGCCGCTGGTTGCGCCTGCAACTCGGCGGCGGGGGCCGCGGGAGGATTCACTGGTGGGGGATTTGCTGCCGGAGGATTCGCCACCGCGGCGGGGGACGCTGCCGGAGCGATGGCCGCCGCGACTGCCGCTTCATTGTCAGTTGGTCCTTTTGGCGGGGGCGACTGCTCGGGCTCGGCGGGTTCAGCAGCGGCCAGAACCTCAATTCGCGGCTCCCCCTCGAACTCGGCGGCCCGTTCGGGGGCCAAGCGCGTATCAACCTTGCGGCGGTCGATCTGGGGCTGTCCCATTTCGGCGAACCAGTTCCAGTGGCGCGGATCGGCCACGTGCTCGATCAGGATCACGCTCATACCCAACAGCATCACCAGCCCAAGCAGCCGGTATTGCGTACCGCGCGCCTGGTAATTGGGCATTCGTTGTCGCGGCCGGTAGTCGATCGCCATGGAGTCGGTTCGCAGCGTCCTTGGATATGAGAGTGTCCGCTGGTTGAGAGCGTCGGTCGGTTCAGCGAGTTCCCGACTTTTTGTCGCCCC belongs to Planctomycetota bacterium and includes:
- a CDS encoding TIM barrel protein, producing the protein MGWCFKPMPIDELARHCRAIGLEAIEGIGAEHYPMVRELGLKISLVGSHGFARGPFNPANHEFCRTKLRESIDLAVANQCQNVITFTGMREPGISEEQGAANCVALWKEAIGYAEDKGVNLCLEHLNSRDNTHPMKGHPGYFGDNVDFCVELIRRVDSPRMKLLFDIYHVQIMNGDVIRRLRQYQDVIAHYHTAGNPGRGELDNKQEINYPAVMQAIVDTGYRGYVAQEFIPTWDDKVAALRHAAQVCDV
- a CDS encoding SMP-30/gluconolactonase/LRE family protein, yielding MTQAAEHSEPGPRFGVIDRHDPRFDKLIPPGAKLEKLAAGFDWSEGPVWVRDGGYLLFSDIPRNSVMRWKEEDGVSVFFKPSGYTGLEPFTGEEPGSNGLLFDRNQQLILCQHGDRRVARRLPDGNFETLIDRYEGKRLNSPNDAVYHSSGDLYFTDPPYGLPRKLMDQMPPRELDFCGVYRLGTDGKLTLLTTEMTRPNGIGFSPDEKTLYVAQSDPAAALWKKFAVKSDGTLEPGKLLYDATAWVKAGKKGLPDGLKVDREGNVFATGPGGVHVFAPDGTLLGSIDTDERTANCGWGEDGTVLYICADMFLCRIKTATKAASW
- a CDS encoding NAD(+)/NADH kinase encodes the protein MVLGNGAHEAVRAAADDIRRSIEQHAEIVLWDLGSQADLGHVDADLAVVLGGDGSILHAARQMGYRQTPVVGVNLGRLGFLADLQPAEFCRLLPEICAGQFRVVEHLMFTCEHSRDGQVIARDLGLNEAAVLSGPPFAMLSLHLYVDAELVTTYSSDGLIVSTPVGSTAHSLSAGGPILRKDLQAFVVLPISPHTLTNRPVVESADRVYELTLAVPSDKACVVVDGREFGHLQVGDRLRIARAEPRFKLVEPPGHNYYRTLREKLGWGGSLRRGDR